From a region of the Panicum virgatum strain AP13 chromosome 2K, P.virgatum_v5, whole genome shotgun sequence genome:
- the LOC120695863 gene encoding BURP domain-containing protein 4-like: MARGALLLLVFLFVGAPAVAKEEIRLPSPSTAHKGSFEPEAYRVKWYLRPPSPRGSSVKPEAKWDPPASAGAGEPARGIHVEPGMLFLRKSLFPGAILPEGTRLAGHGFPAPRRFISRAAADAVPFSSDQLDTILRMFRIPRGSSKAEQVAATLRTCEEASPEPHACATSQQAAAAFAASALGTGEPRAVVTVVHGEEEAAAGARYVVAPNGVARIGGGAAGVVPCHPMPYPYIVHYCHRPAGVEALRVELTAAGAGATAVAMCHADTTSWDAGYFRMLNATRGEEICHLMPLNYVLWLPAAANLQGTYSRKPGSTRD, translated from the coding sequence ATGGCTCGTGGTGCTCTACTGCTTCTTGTCTTCCTTTTCGTCggtgcgccggcggtggcgaaaGAGGAGATCAGATTGCCATCCCCGTCTACAGCGCACAAGGGCTCCTTCGAGCCAGAGGCGTACCGGGTGAAGTGGTACCTGAGGCCACCTTCTCCCCGCGGGAGCTCCGTCAAGCCGGAGGCGAAGTGGGACCCTCCTGCCTCGGCGGGTGCGGGGGAGCCGGCACGTGGCATCCATGTCGAGCCCGGGATGCTCTTCCTGCGGAAGAGCTTGTTTCCGGGGGCGATCCTGCCGGAAGGCACCAGGCTCGCCGGCCACGGCTTCCCGGCTCCCCGGAGGTTCATCTCCCGggcggccgccgacgccgtcccCTTCAGCTCCGACCAGCTCGACACCATCCTGAGGATGTTCAGGATCCCGCGTGGGTCGAGCAAGGCCGAGCAGGTCGCCGCCACGCTCCGGACCTGCGAGGAGGCGTCCCCGGAGCCTCACGCCTGCGCCACGTCGCAGCAAGCCGCGGCCGCCTTCGCCGCCAGCGCGCTGGGGACCGGCGAGCCGCGCGCCGTCGTCACCGTCGTccacggggaggaggaggccgccgccggcgccaggtACGTCGTGGCGCCGAACGGGGTCGcgcgcatcggcggcggcgcagccggcGTGGTGCCGTGCCACCCGATGCCCTACCCGTACATCGTCCACTACtgccaccggccggccggcgtggaAGCGCTCCGCGTCGAGctgacggcggccggcgcgggcgcgaccGCGGTCGCGATGTGCCACGCCGACACGACGAGCTGGGACGCTGGCTACTTCCGGATGCTGAACGCGACGCGCGGGGAGGAGATCTGCCACTTGATGCCGCTCAACTACGTGCTCtggctgcctgctgctgccaaTCTCCAGGGCACATATAGCAGGAAGCCAGGAAGTACTCGTGATTAA